The proteins below come from a single Euleptes europaea isolate rEulEur1 chromosome 5, rEulEur1.hap1, whole genome shotgun sequence genomic window:
- the SEC23IP gene encoding SEC23-interacting protein isoform X2, with product MAAPKASVAGGASAGGGTNLLFSSSATEFNFHVPFIPVSQAPAPPPAAASGPGLLPADDATDVGEEDSFLGQTSATPNPPSTFSYFSQVPSSSDPFGSIGQPPLGVTTPPQSGTSVFSKPPVSLPLQPGTQDGPNAFPAPLSKSQSFNKPPTSLPGIGSYQKTSQQTGPPPTGFTTPPHGTLQQGYNPYRHTTLSSRANPYITPPQLQQTQTPSQSVQPPPSVPPMQMYPTPPGTLPPFSSPQSALSPQASMSTGALVKAPPILLHNQYEPAQPHWFFCKEVENKEVWMPFSVLDSTNLDEVYNSVQPDPENVVLSTDGGRYDVHLYDRVRKAVYWEEEQSEVRRCTWFYKGDKDSRFIPYTEDFSEKLEVEYKKAVTTNQWHRRLEFPGGETIVMHNPKVIVQFQPSSIPDEWGTTQDGQTRPRVVKRGIDDDHDEIPDGEVSQVDHLVFMVHGIGPVCDLRFRSIVECVDDFRTVSLKLLQTHFRKSLEDHKVNRVEFLPVHWHSALHGDATGVDRNIKKITLPTIGRLRHFTNETLLDILFYNSPIYCQTMVDKVGLEMNRLYALFMSRNPDFKGGVSVAGHSLGALILFDILSNQKDWTSTVNSVTPAASNGVAKDTAECDQQMTVDSNSISSLHNLSNDEHSDHDVEEYVPTLQETLETLSLSEYISTFENEKIDMESLLMCTIDDLKEMGIPLGPRKKIANFVKDRAAKQNQGEVDQTGQKVVTLAVSSETGKLQGPAKRRLPVGASVSSSHINYEYFEVGTGQVSVVYSTLDFEPEIFFALGSPIGIFLTVRGVEKIDENYRLPTCKGFFNIYHPLDPVAYRLEPMIIPDTDIKPVLIPHHKGRKRLHLELKDSLSRMGSDLKQGFISSLKSAWQTLNEFARAHTSSPQLQAELEKVANQIKEQEEKEAGEEKIIESPDLSKDEDLSIKVGLLNGGRRIDYVLQEKPIESFNEYLFALQSHLCYWESEDTALLLLKEIYRTVNISPEQPQH from the exons ATGGCTGCCCCGAAGGCCTCGGTGGCGGGCGGCGCCTCGGCGGGCGGCGGCACCAACTTGCTCTTCTCCTCCTCGGCGACGGAGTTCAATTTCCACGTCCCCTTCATCCCAGTGAGCCAAGCCCCTGCGCCGCCTCCCGCGGCCGCCTCGGGGCCTGGTCTCCTGCCCGCCG ACGATGCTACAGATGTCGGTGAAGAAGACAGCTTCCTTGGCCAGACTTCTGCAACTCCTAATCCCCCATCGACTTTCAGTTATTTCTCCCAAGTTCCTAGCAGCAGTGATCCCTTCGGAAGCATCGGGCAGCCACCCTTAGGAGTAACAACCCCACCCCAAAGCGGCACATCAGTTTTCTCCAAGCCCCCCgtttctctcccccttcagcCGGGAACACAGGATGGGCCAAATGCTTTCCCAGCACCTCTTTCCAAGTCTCAGTCTTTTAACAAGCCGCCTACTTCGCTACCTGGGATTGGTTCCTATCAGAAGACTTCCCAGCAGACTGGTCCCCCTCCAACCGGCTTCACAACTCCGCCTCATGGCACACTGCAGCAAGGCTACAACCCGTATCGCCACACGACTTTAAGCAGCAGAGCCAATCCTTATATTACTCCTCCACAGCTGCAACAGACTCAGACACCCAGTCAGAGTGTCCAGCCTCCACCCTCTGTACCACCTATGCAGATGTATCCAACACCTCCAGGGACACTCCCACCG TTTTCATCACCTCAGTCAGCATTGTCGCCTCAGGCATCCATGTCAACAGGCGCTCTGGTGAAGGCACCTCCCATCTTGTTACATAATCAGTATGAGCCGGCTCAGCCTCATTGGTTTTTCTGCAAGGAGGTGGAAAACAAGGAGGTTTGGATGCCATTCAGTGTCCTCGATTCTACAAATCTCGATGAAGTCTATAATTCTG TGCAACCTGATCCAGAAAACGTTGTTTTAAGTACTGATGGAGGACGTTATGATGTTCACCTGTATGACCGGGTGAGGAAAGCTGTGTATTGGGAAGAAGAGCAATCTGAAGTGAGACGATGTACTTGGTTTTATAAAGGAGACAAAGATAGCCGGTTTATTCCTTACACAGAGGATTTCAGTGAAAAGCTAGAG GTGGAGTACAAGAAAGCTGTCACCACAAATCAGTGGCATCGAAGACTGGAATTTCCAGGTGGAGAAACTATTGTTATGCACAATCCTAAG GTTATTGTTCAGTTCCAGCCTTCTTCAATACCAGATGAATGGGGTACCACACAAGATGGTCAAACGAGACCAAGAGTAGTAAAACGTGGGATTGATGATGATCATGATGAAATTCCAGATG GGGAAGTGTCTCAAGTTGACCACTTGGTGTTCATGGTGCATGGCATTGGCCCTGTTTGCGACCTACGATTTAGAAGCATTGTTGAATGTG TTGATGATTTTCGGACAGTGTCCCTAAAGCTGTTGCAGACACATTTCAGGAAGTCACTAGAAGACCATAAAGTGAACCGGGTTGAGTTCTTGCCAGTTCATTGGCATAGTGCTTTGCATGGGGATGCAACAGGGGTGGACAG gaatattaaaaaaataactctGCCAACCATTGGACGTCTTCGTCACTTCACCAACGAGACTCTACTTGATATACTGTTCTACAATAGTCCGATCTACTGTCAAACGATGGTGGATAAAGTAGGATTGGAAATGAACCGTCTGTATGCGCTTTTCATGAGCAGAAATCCTGACTTTAAAGGAGGAGTCTCTGTAGCTGGTCACAGTTTAG GTGCCTTAATTTTATTTGACATACTTTCCAACCAAAAAGATTGGACTTCCACAGTTAATTCTGTAACTCCTGCTGCCTCCAATGGTGTTGCGAAGGACACTGCCGAATGTGACCAGCAG ATGACAGTGGATTCTAATTCCATCAGTTCACTGCATAATCTTTCCAATGATGAACATTCAGATCATGATGTAGAGGAGTATGTTCCAACCTTACAAGAAACCTTGGAAACACTGAGCTTGTCTGAGTATATCAGCACATTTGAAAATGAGAAGATTGACATGGAATCCCTG CTAATGTGTACAATTGATGACCTGAAGGAAATGGGAATACCTCTTGGGCCACGAAAGAAAATTGCAAATTTTGTAAAAGACAGAGCAGCGAAACAG AACCAAGGAGAAGTTGATCAGACAGGACAGAAGGTGGTTACTTTAGCTGTATCTTCAGAAACTGGTAAACTCCAGGGTCCAGCCAAACGAAGACTTCCAGTTGGAGCTTCAGTTTCATCTTCACACATTAACTATGAGTATTTTGAAGTAGGCACCGGTCAG GTATCTGTGGTTTATAGCACACTGGACTTCGAGCCAGAAATTTTCTTTGCCCTGGGTTCTCCAATTGGTATATTTCTGACTGTAAGAGGAGTGGAGAAAATCGATGAAAATTACAGGCTTCCTACCTGCAAGGGTTTTTTCAACATTTATCATCCG CTTGATCCAGTTGCCTACAGGTTAGAACCTATGATTATTCCTGATACTGACATAAAGCCAGTTCTTATCCCACATCACAAAGGCAGAAAAAGACTTCACCTTG AACTGAAAGATTCTCTGTCTCGCATGGGATCAGATCTGAAGCAAGGTTTCATCAGCTCTTTGAAAAGTGCTTGGCAAACCCTGAATGAATTTGCACGCGCTCACACATCCTCTCCTCAGCTCCAAGCAGAGCTGGAGAAGGTGGCTAATCAGATTAAAGagcaagaagaaaaggaagcaggggaag AAAAGATCATTGAAAGTCCAGATCTATCAAAAGATGAAGATTTGTCCATAAAAGTTGGCCTGCTCAATGGAGGCCGTCGTATTGATTACGTTTTGCAAGAAAAACCCATAGAAAGTTTCAACGAATACCTGTTTGCTCTACAGAGTCACTTGTGCTACTG GGAATCAGAAGACACCGCTTTGCTTCTCCTGAAAGAAATTTATAGAACTGTAAATATCTCTCCTGAACAGCCGCAACATTGA
- the SEC23IP gene encoding SEC23-interacting protein isoform X1: MAAPKASVAGGASAGGGTNLLFSSSATEFNFHVPFIPVSQAPAPPPAAASGPGLLPADDATDVGEEDSFLGQTSATPNPPSTFSYFSQVPSSSDPFGSIGQPPLGVTTPPQSGTSVFSKPPVSLPLQPGTQDGPNAFPAPLSKSQSFNKPPTSLPGIGSYQKTSQQTGPPPTGFTTPPHGTLQQGYNPYRHTTLSSRANPYITPPQLQQTQTPSQSVQPPPSVPPMQMYPTPPGTLPPFSSPQSALSPQASMSTGALVKAPPILLHNQYEPAQPHWFFCKEVENKEVWMPFSVLDSTNLDEVYNSVQPDPENVVLSTDGGRYDVHLYDRVRKAVYWEEEQSEVRRCTWFYKGDKDSRFIPYTEDFSEKLEVEYKKAVTTNQWHRRLEFPGGETIVMHNPKVIVQFQPSSIPDEWGTTQDGQTRPRVVKRGIDDDHDEIPDGEVSQVDHLVFMVHGIGPVCDLRFRSIVECVDDFRTVSLKLLQTHFRKSLEDHKVNRVEFLPVHWHSALHGDATGVDRNIKKITLPTIGRLRHFTNETLLDILFYNSPIYCQTMVDKVGLEMNRLYALFMSRNPDFKGGVSVAGHSLGALILFDILSNQKDWTSTVNSVTPAASNGVAKDTAECDQQMTVDSNSISSLHNLSNDEHSDHDVEEYVPTLQETLETLSLSEYISTFENEKIDMESLLMCTIDDLKEMGIPLGPRKKIANFVKDRAAKQEKEKAALEKKASLSQNQGEVDQTGQKVVTLAVSSETGKLQGPAKRRLPVGASVSSSHINYEYFEVGTGQVSVVYSTLDFEPEIFFALGSPIGIFLTVRGVEKIDENYRLPTCKGFFNIYHPLDPVAYRLEPMIIPDTDIKPVLIPHHKGRKRLHLELKDSLSRMGSDLKQGFISSLKSAWQTLNEFARAHTSSPQLQAELEKVANQIKEQEEKEAGEEKIIESPDLSKDEDLSIKVGLLNGGRRIDYVLQEKPIESFNEYLFALQSHLCYWESEDTALLLLKEIYRTVNISPEQPQH, from the exons ATGGCTGCCCCGAAGGCCTCGGTGGCGGGCGGCGCCTCGGCGGGCGGCGGCACCAACTTGCTCTTCTCCTCCTCGGCGACGGAGTTCAATTTCCACGTCCCCTTCATCCCAGTGAGCCAAGCCCCTGCGCCGCCTCCCGCGGCCGCCTCGGGGCCTGGTCTCCTGCCCGCCG ACGATGCTACAGATGTCGGTGAAGAAGACAGCTTCCTTGGCCAGACTTCTGCAACTCCTAATCCCCCATCGACTTTCAGTTATTTCTCCCAAGTTCCTAGCAGCAGTGATCCCTTCGGAAGCATCGGGCAGCCACCCTTAGGAGTAACAACCCCACCCCAAAGCGGCACATCAGTTTTCTCCAAGCCCCCCgtttctctcccccttcagcCGGGAACACAGGATGGGCCAAATGCTTTCCCAGCACCTCTTTCCAAGTCTCAGTCTTTTAACAAGCCGCCTACTTCGCTACCTGGGATTGGTTCCTATCAGAAGACTTCCCAGCAGACTGGTCCCCCTCCAACCGGCTTCACAACTCCGCCTCATGGCACACTGCAGCAAGGCTACAACCCGTATCGCCACACGACTTTAAGCAGCAGAGCCAATCCTTATATTACTCCTCCACAGCTGCAACAGACTCAGACACCCAGTCAGAGTGTCCAGCCTCCACCCTCTGTACCACCTATGCAGATGTATCCAACACCTCCAGGGACACTCCCACCG TTTTCATCACCTCAGTCAGCATTGTCGCCTCAGGCATCCATGTCAACAGGCGCTCTGGTGAAGGCACCTCCCATCTTGTTACATAATCAGTATGAGCCGGCTCAGCCTCATTGGTTTTTCTGCAAGGAGGTGGAAAACAAGGAGGTTTGGATGCCATTCAGTGTCCTCGATTCTACAAATCTCGATGAAGTCTATAATTCTG TGCAACCTGATCCAGAAAACGTTGTTTTAAGTACTGATGGAGGACGTTATGATGTTCACCTGTATGACCGGGTGAGGAAAGCTGTGTATTGGGAAGAAGAGCAATCTGAAGTGAGACGATGTACTTGGTTTTATAAAGGAGACAAAGATAGCCGGTTTATTCCTTACACAGAGGATTTCAGTGAAAAGCTAGAG GTGGAGTACAAGAAAGCTGTCACCACAAATCAGTGGCATCGAAGACTGGAATTTCCAGGTGGAGAAACTATTGTTATGCACAATCCTAAG GTTATTGTTCAGTTCCAGCCTTCTTCAATACCAGATGAATGGGGTACCACACAAGATGGTCAAACGAGACCAAGAGTAGTAAAACGTGGGATTGATGATGATCATGATGAAATTCCAGATG GGGAAGTGTCTCAAGTTGACCACTTGGTGTTCATGGTGCATGGCATTGGCCCTGTTTGCGACCTACGATTTAGAAGCATTGTTGAATGTG TTGATGATTTTCGGACAGTGTCCCTAAAGCTGTTGCAGACACATTTCAGGAAGTCACTAGAAGACCATAAAGTGAACCGGGTTGAGTTCTTGCCAGTTCATTGGCATAGTGCTTTGCATGGGGATGCAACAGGGGTGGACAG gaatattaaaaaaataactctGCCAACCATTGGACGTCTTCGTCACTTCACCAACGAGACTCTACTTGATATACTGTTCTACAATAGTCCGATCTACTGTCAAACGATGGTGGATAAAGTAGGATTGGAAATGAACCGTCTGTATGCGCTTTTCATGAGCAGAAATCCTGACTTTAAAGGAGGAGTCTCTGTAGCTGGTCACAGTTTAG GTGCCTTAATTTTATTTGACATACTTTCCAACCAAAAAGATTGGACTTCCACAGTTAATTCTGTAACTCCTGCTGCCTCCAATGGTGTTGCGAAGGACACTGCCGAATGTGACCAGCAG ATGACAGTGGATTCTAATTCCATCAGTTCACTGCATAATCTTTCCAATGATGAACATTCAGATCATGATGTAGAGGAGTATGTTCCAACCTTACAAGAAACCTTGGAAACACTGAGCTTGTCTGAGTATATCAGCACATTTGAAAATGAGAAGATTGACATGGAATCCCTG CTAATGTGTACAATTGATGACCTGAAGGAAATGGGAATACCTCTTGGGCCACGAAAGAAAATTGCAAATTTTGTAAAAGACAGAGCAGCGAAACAG GAAAAGGAAAAAGCAGCATTAGAAAAAAAGGCATCCTTGTCACAGAACCAAGGAGAAGTTGATCAGACAGGACAGAAGGTGGTTACTTTAGCTGTATCTTCAGAAACTGGTAAACTCCAGGGTCCAGCCAAACGAAGACTTCCAGTTGGAGCTTCAGTTTCATCTTCACACATTAACTATGAGTATTTTGAAGTAGGCACCGGTCAG GTATCTGTGGTTTATAGCACACTGGACTTCGAGCCAGAAATTTTCTTTGCCCTGGGTTCTCCAATTGGTATATTTCTGACTGTAAGAGGAGTGGAGAAAATCGATGAAAATTACAGGCTTCCTACCTGCAAGGGTTTTTTCAACATTTATCATCCG CTTGATCCAGTTGCCTACAGGTTAGAACCTATGATTATTCCTGATACTGACATAAAGCCAGTTCTTATCCCACATCACAAAGGCAGAAAAAGACTTCACCTTG AACTGAAAGATTCTCTGTCTCGCATGGGATCAGATCTGAAGCAAGGTTTCATCAGCTCTTTGAAAAGTGCTTGGCAAACCCTGAATGAATTTGCACGCGCTCACACATCCTCTCCTCAGCTCCAAGCAGAGCTGGAGAAGGTGGCTAATCAGATTAAAGagcaagaagaaaaggaagcaggggaag AAAAGATCATTGAAAGTCCAGATCTATCAAAAGATGAAGATTTGTCCATAAAAGTTGGCCTGCTCAATGGAGGCCGTCGTATTGATTACGTTTTGCAAGAAAAACCCATAGAAAGTTTCAACGAATACCTGTTTGCTCTACAGAGTCACTTGTGCTACTG GGAATCAGAAGACACCGCTTTGCTTCTCCTGAAAGAAATTTATAGAACTGTAAATATCTCTCCTGAACAGCCGCAACATTGA